The Nocardioides pantholopis genome window below encodes:
- a CDS encoding fluoride efflux transporter FluC: protein MSVPEFLLLVGAGGLGAGTRFVVDGLIRSRVSSAFPWPTALINMSGSLLLGILTGLVAGDLASTETSAILGTGFLGGYTTFSTASYEAVHLVREQKYGMAFAYGFGVLAVCIALAFAGYRWGAQA, encoded by the coding sequence GTGAGCGTCCCCGAATTCCTCCTCCTGGTCGGTGCCGGCGGGCTCGGCGCCGGCACCCGCTTCGTCGTCGACGGCCTGATCCGCTCCCGGGTGAGCTCCGCCTTCCCGTGGCCGACCGCGCTGATCAACATGTCCGGCTCGCTGCTGCTCGGCATCCTCACCGGCCTGGTCGCCGGCGACCTCGCCTCCACCGAGACCAGCGCCATCCTCGGCACCGGCTTCCTGGGCGGCTACACGACCTTCAGCACCGCCAGCTACGAGGCGGTGCACCTGGTCCGGGAGCAGAAGTACGGCATGGCGTTCGCCTACGGATTCGGGGTGCTGGCGGTCTGCATCGCGCTGGCGTTCGCCGGCTACCGCTGGGGCGCCCAGGCCTGA